Within Runella rosea, the genomic segment CCGACTCAATTATTCTTACAAAGACCGGTATTTGTTGGAGTTAAATGGTCGCTATGATGGTTCATCAAAGTTCCCGAATAATCAGCGTTTTGCATTCTTTCCTTCCTATTCGTTGGGTTGGAGAGTTTCAAAAGAACCGTTTTGGAAAGTGCCCGCGCACATTATCTCTGACTTGAAATTCAGGGCTTCGTATGGTTCTTTAGGAAATGGTAACATTGGCTCTTATGCATACCTAGAGCAATTCTCGATTTCACAATCTTCGATGGTGTTAAATGGCCAAAGACCCCAGCAAACCCGAAACCCAACGGTGTTACCAGAAGGGTTAACGTGGGAAACCGCCACCACCAAAAACGTCGGAATAGATTTGTCGATGCTCTCCAATCGACTCACGTTTGTGGCCGATGCCTACATCCGGACCACCACCGATATGTTTACGGTGGGTCTGACGCTGCCGGCTGTGTTTGGGGCGGCTGCGCCACGAGGCAACTACGCTGATTTGGAAACCAAAGGTTGGGAGGCAATGCTTTCGTACCGGGATAAATTTTCGGTCGCTTCAAAACCCTTTAACTTTGATGTTCGTCTGACCCTTGCTGATTATAAAGCGGTGATTACCAAATACAATAACCCACAGAAACTCTTGAGTGATTATTACGAAGGGCAGGTATTGGGAGAAATTTGGGGGTATCAGACCGAAGGTTTCTTTCAATCGGCCGACGACATAAAAAACAGCGCCAGCCAGAATTTATTCAGAACTGCTTCAAATGGGCTTTGGTTTCCCGGAGATATTAAATTCAGAGATACTAACGGTGACGGGGCCATTACCCCGGGTACGGATAGAATTGAAAACCCTGGCGACCGTTCAATCATTGGAAACTCCACTCCGCGATATACGTACGGGATGATGTTGGGTGCCGATTGGAATAACTTCTTCATCTCGGCCTTTTTTCAGGGTGTGGGAAAACAAAACTGGTACCCAAGCCGGGAAGCAAACCTATTTTGGGGACAGTACAACCGTCCTTATGGCGACATTCCCAAAAGCCAACTTGGCAATATCTGGACGGAACAAAATCCCGATGCTTATTTCCCAAGATATGTTTCTCGTATTGCTAGCAATGCCAACGGAACCCTCAGCGCCGCCCAGACCAGATACCTCCAAAATGTAGCTTATCTAAGATTGAAAAATATCCAATTGGGCTACAATCTGCCGCGTACCATTGCCGGGAAAATCGGCGCATCGGCCGCCCGGGTGTTTCTTTCGGCCGAGAATATCTGGTCATTGTCGCCGTTGTACAAAATCACCCGCGATTTTGACGTAGAAAGCGCCGTGGCTTCCGATCAGGTATTTAACCCAGGCGGAAACTCTGGTGATGCTTATAATTATCCGATGATGAAAAGTGTCACCGTTGGCTTGTCTATCACGTTTTAATCACTAAAAAAGCACGATCATGAAGCTCAAATATATTTTTGTTTTACTGACATCTGCCCTTTTTATGGGCTGTAATTTGGAGGAACTTCCCGAAGCTACCACCTCAAAAGGCCCTATTTTTGGCAGCGAGAGCGGTTTGGTGCTTTATTCCAATTCGTTTTATACGATGTTTAACGGTAAAAATCTTCACCGGGCCGATGCCATGTCAGACTATTTGGCCCGTAGAGATTCGCCGCCGTTTATCACCGAAGGCAATTTCAGCGCCCAAATAAGCTCGGGCTGGACGTGGAATGATTTAAGAAATATCAATTATTTCATCCAGAACTGCAACGACCCCAGAGTGCCCGTCGCGGTCCGCAACAATTACCTTGGGATTGCCAAGTTTTTTAGAGCTTGGTTTTATTTCGATAAAGTAAAACGTTTTGGCGATGTTCCGTGGATTGGCAAACCCCTTGACGTGACCGATACCGAATTATTGTTTAAGGGCCGGGACCCCCGCACCATGGTGATGGATTCGGTGTTGGCTGATTTGGATTTTGCCTGTCAAAATATTATTACGGGAAGTGAGCCTTCTCGTAGTTTGGTGACCAAATACGTGGCCTATGCTTTCAAAGCAAGAGTTGCCCTCCACGAAGGGACATTCCGCAAATACCACACCAATCTGGGGTTGCAGGCTACGGCGAGTGGGTTGCTAAACCAGGCGGCAGTAGCGGCTAAGAAGGTAATGGATGAGTCGGGTTATAAATTGTACGACGGGGCAGGTATTGACAAATCGTACCGACAGGTGTTTATCAATGGCGCGCCGATTGCGACCGAAGTAATGCTCTCGGCGGTGTGTGATTTGGCATTAAACAACTTAAACGATGCCAACTGGTACTGGACAAGCGGTACGTATGGCGACAAAGCTAGTTTTATCCGAAGCTTTATCAATACTTACCTGAACATCGACGGGACGCCCTTTACCAACAATCCAGCCTACAAAACCATGTTGTTTAAAGACGAGGTAAAAGGGCGCGATAAACGGCTGACCCAAACCATCCGGGCAGGAGACTACAAGCGCGTAAACGCGGGGGTTTTGGTACCTTCTCCGCCGCTTTTCTCGTATACGTTTACGGGCTATATGCCCATCAAATGGGCATTGGATGATATGTATTACGACACCCGTGACCTCAATATCAACTCAGTAAGCATTTTCCGCTATGCCGAAGTGTTGTTGGTGTATGCCGAAGCCAAAGCGGAGCTCGGAACACTTACGGATGCCGATTGGGCCTTGACCATCGGGGCGTTGCGTAAAAGAGCGGGGATTACGGGCGGGCTTACCACCAAACCAACCGTGGTTGATAAGTATCTGCAAACCACGTATTTTCCAGCCATTACTGACCCCGTTTTGTTGGAAGTTAGGCGCGAAAGAGGCATTGAATTGTGCTTAGAAGGATTCCGTTTTGACGACATCGTACGCTGGAAAAGGGGCGAATTGATGCAAATGGAATGGAACGGAATGTACGTTCCTGAACTGAATAAACCTATGGATTTGAACGAAGATGGTATTTTGGATGTGGCTTTCTATAAAACGCTACCAACCAAAGTTCCGGGTGTAACCTACGTAGAAGTTTCGCCGTCCATTGCGGGTAAGCCCAATTCTCAGCTTATTTCGGGAGATACTTCGGGCGAACTTACTTGGCTGAATAATATTCCCAGAAAATGGGCGGAGAGAAACTATTACTACCCCATTCCAACGGGAGATCTTATTACGAATCCAAAACTCACCCAAAACCCAGGTTGGTAAATTGGTCCGAAGATGAAGGAAAGAAGTTAACTATTTATTTATCTATCAGTGCAGTAGCTCGGGTCATGACCGAGCTACTGCTGTTTTAAGGGGAGAATAACGATTCTAAAAACAGTAATAAAATTCTTTTTTTTACTTTATCTATTTATCAAAAAGCTTGCAGCGATTTGCTTAATTGCGGGCATAAATACCAAATTTTAGTCTTTTACTTATTCAAATCAATGAAAACCATCAAAGGACCTGCCATATTTTTGGCGCAATTCATGGGCGATGAAGCCCCGTTTAATTCGTTGGATACCATCGCCGCTTACATGGCTGATTTGGGGTATAAAGGCATTCAGATTCCAACGTGGGATCCGCGTTGCATTGACCTTAAAACCGCCGCCGAGTCAAAAACGTATTGCGACGAATACAAAGGGAAATTGGCCGATATCGGCGTTGAAATCACCGAACTTTCTTCGCACCTGCAAGGGCAATTGGTGGCCGTTCACCCCGCATACGACCCCATGTTTGACGGTTTTGCGTCGCCCGAAGTACGTAATAATCCTGCGGCCCGGACCGAATGGGCGGTGCAGCAGTTGATGTGGGCCGCAAAAGCCTCTCAAAACTTAGGGTTAACCTCACACGTTACCTTCTCCGGTGCGTTATTATGGCCGTTTTTGTATCCGTGGCCACAGCGCCCTGCTGGATTGGTAGAAACGGGCTTTAAAGAACTCGGAAAGCGTTGGACGCCGATTTTGAATGCCTTCGATGAAGCGGGCGTAAACGTTGGATATGAGCTTCACCCTGGCGAAGACCTTCACGATGGAATTACGTTTGAAATGTTTCTGGAAGCCGTGGGCAATCACCCACGGGCAGGTATCAACTACGACCCAAGCCACTTTGTGTTGCAACAATTGGATTACCTCCAATTCATTGATTTCTACCACGAGCGTATTTTTGCTTACCACGTGAAAGATGCAGAATTCAACCCAACGGGCAAACAGGGCGTGTACAGTGGATTCCAAGGTTGGGCCGACCGGGCGGGGCGTTTCCGCTCTTTGGGCGACGGACAGGTGGATTTTAGCGGTATTTTCTCAAAACTTTCGCAGTACAACTACGATGGTTGGGCCGTGTTGGAATGGGAGTGCTGCATCAAGTCGCCCGTACAGGGAGCCGCCGAAGGGGCGCCGTTCATTGCCGATCATATCATTCAGGTAACTGAAAAAGCCTTTGACGACTTTGCGGGTACTGGCACCGACGAAGCCTTCAACCGTAAAGTGCTTGGTTTGTAAATTGCCAAATAAAAACCTTCCGAAAGTTTAAAACTTTCGGAAGGTTCCCCCCCAAAACTTATGTCAGGGTTTGATAACCTAACACACAAAAAAAGCGTCAGATGGTTTCAACCGTCCGACGCTTTTTTTGTGACTGTATCAAAGATTAGTTTCTTGGAGGGGCACCTGGACCACCTGCGCGGGCTGTGTTTGGCCGGCCAGGGTGTGACTCACCACGGTGGCAAGTGCTACATCCGATACGTGGCTTGCGCTCTTTAGTGGCGTAAGCAGGGATGGTAGCCAGCAAATCATCGTTGATTTTACCAACCATCGCTACCATGTCGCGGGCAATGGCGTGGTCATGTTTTTCTTCTGACGCCCAATCATTTACGTTGTGGCAGTGGCTGCAGCTTACGCCAAGCGTTTTGCTCCAGCGGTTTTCCATAATACCCAATATCGCCTCTGCTGGTTGCCCCTTGAAAAGTTTGATGTTTTTGAAAACTTGTTCAGCGGGTAATTTTTCTTTGCCTGCAATGGCTTCTTTAACCATTTTGGTGTATTTGGCGCGGTCGGCGGCAAGGCTATCCTCGCGAGGGTCGGCCGACTTGGTCGAAACGGGCGAAGGAGTAAGTGCAACCAACGACACAATTGCCGTAAGTGCAAAAAGAGCAGTAATCCATTTTTTCATGCTAAAAAGGGAGGTTAAAAAGTTACAAAAGCAAACTTATGAAAAAAGTAAAAAGGTGCAAGTTATTAGCCAATAAATAGCAATAAAATGCACCTTTTAGCGATACTTTTACAAACGGCAACGTTTGTTATAACTCCACTCGTCCCATGACGGGGTCGCTGAAAGAGGTTTTGCCCGTTTCTACCCTACCCGCAAAGCGTTGCTCAAAACTATCAAACCCTTCTACCTTTACGCTGAAATCGTACCATCCAAAACTGGTTTTGAGGTCCAGAATTACCGACAGCATACTTCCTTTGTTGGCTACTACGTCGAGTGTTTTGGTTTGAGTTGGGGTTTTGTAGGCATTATCAATAATCTTCACTTTGAGTTTTTGCTCCGAAGCTAAGTTGCGTAGTTTCAACTCTACATTACCAGTAAGTTGTTTGCCCTGCGGAGAAGAACGTTGGTATTCGCATTGCGCCGAGATTTGCGGGTCGTTGGCATTTCCGTTGTATTCGCGGAAAAAACCATTGGGACCGTACACGCGAAGTTGATAGGTATCGTTCTCGAAATTTTGCAGCGGCCAAGTATCCGTCAGGGTGTCGCCTGCGGTCACGGCATACGACCATGCTTTCAGGTCTTCAAAGGCGCCGCCGGCTTGGGTGCGATACTTATGCGGTGCATATACCTGAAAAGGTGCACCAACCGCCTTATTGCCAAATACATCATTTTTGGCGCTGAGATGAATCTGAAACGATTTTTTGTCGGCACTCAATTTGCCTTCGGAATATAGTTCGTAGGGCAAGGCAGAGGCGGGTCGAATCCCTTTTTCTT encodes:
- a CDS encoding RagB/SusD family nutrient uptake outer membrane protein, coding for MKLKYIFVLLTSALFMGCNLEELPEATTSKGPIFGSESGLVLYSNSFYTMFNGKNLHRADAMSDYLARRDSPPFITEGNFSAQISSGWTWNDLRNINYFIQNCNDPRVPVAVRNNYLGIAKFFRAWFYFDKVKRFGDVPWIGKPLDVTDTELLFKGRDPRTMVMDSVLADLDFACQNIITGSEPSRSLVTKYVAYAFKARVALHEGTFRKYHTNLGLQATASGLLNQAAVAAKKVMDESGYKLYDGAGIDKSYRQVFINGAPIATEVMLSAVCDLALNNLNDANWYWTSGTYGDKASFIRSFINTYLNIDGTPFTNNPAYKTMLFKDEVKGRDKRLTQTIRAGDYKRVNAGVLVPSPPLFSYTFTGYMPIKWALDDMYYDTRDLNINSVSIFRYAEVLLVYAEAKAELGTLTDADWALTIGALRKRAGITGGLTTKPTVVDKYLQTTYFPAITDPVLLEVRRERGIELCLEGFRFDDIVRWKRGELMQMEWNGMYVPELNKPMDLNEDGILDVAFYKTLPTKVPGVTYVEVSPSIAGKPNSQLISGDTSGELTWLNNIPRKWAERNYYYPIPTGDLITNPKLTQNPGW
- a CDS encoding sugar phosphate isomerase/epimerase family protein, which translates into the protein MKTIKGPAIFLAQFMGDEAPFNSLDTIAAYMADLGYKGIQIPTWDPRCIDLKTAAESKTYCDEYKGKLADIGVEITELSSHLQGQLVAVHPAYDPMFDGFASPEVRNNPAARTEWAVQQLMWAAKASQNLGLTSHVTFSGALLWPFLYPWPQRPAGLVETGFKELGKRWTPILNAFDEAGVNVGYELHPGEDLHDGITFEMFLEAVGNHPRAGINYDPSHFVLQQLDYLQFIDFYHERIFAYHVKDAEFNPTGKQGVYSGFQGWADRAGRFRSLGDGQVDFSGIFSKLSQYNYDGWAVLEWECCIKSPVQGAAEGAPFIADHIIQVTEKAFDDFAGTGTDEAFNRKVLGL
- a CDS encoding c-type cytochrome → MKKWITALFALTAIVSLVALTPSPVSTKSADPREDSLAADRAKYTKMVKEAIAGKEKLPAEQVFKNIKLFKGQPAEAILGIMENRWSKTLGVSCSHCHNVNDWASEEKHDHAIARDMVAMVGKINDDLLATIPAYATKERKPRIGCSTCHRGESHPGRPNTARAGGPGAPPRN